The following proteins come from a genomic window of Synechococcus sp. BIOS-E4-1:
- the folD gene encoding bifunctional methylenetetrahydrofolate dehydrogenase/methenyltetrahydrofolate cyclohydrolase FolD: MALRLDGKALAKTLELRLQSQIQSASQSAGRPPGLAVLRVGDDPASAVYVANKEKACARIGVESYGAHLPADASAEQVLEAIRALNDNPRVDGILLQLPLPQGLDETPLLAAINPEKDADGLHTLNLGRLLKGEQGPRSCTPAGVMAMLRSADIDAAGRRAVVVGRSILVGQPMALMLQAANATVTIAHSRTVDLAALTRQADILVVAAGRPEMLGAEHVSPGTVVVDVGIHRRPEGGLCGDVKAAELEPIAAALSPVPGGVGPMTVTMLLVNTVVAWCRRHGVDHDLADLII; the protein is encoded by the coding sequence ATGGCCCTCAGGTTGGATGGCAAGGCCCTGGCCAAGACGCTCGAGCTGAGGCTGCAGTCTCAGATCCAATCCGCGAGTCAGTCCGCCGGTCGCCCCCCGGGGTTGGCTGTTCTGCGGGTGGGTGATGATCCAGCCAGTGCTGTCTACGTGGCTAACAAGGAAAAGGCCTGTGCCCGCATCGGCGTTGAGAGTTATGGAGCTCACCTTCCCGCAGATGCTTCGGCTGAGCAGGTGCTGGAGGCAATCCGTGCGTTGAATGACAACCCCAGGGTGGATGGGATCCTGTTGCAGCTTCCCCTTCCGCAGGGACTCGATGAAACCCCTCTGCTGGCAGCAATTAATCCTGAAAAGGATGCCGATGGTCTGCATACGCTGAATCTGGGCCGGTTGCTCAAGGGTGAGCAGGGCCCCCGCAGCTGCACTCCAGCCGGTGTGATGGCCATGCTGCGCAGTGCTGACATCGATGCTGCGGGGCGTCGTGCCGTGGTGGTCGGACGCAGCATTCTGGTGGGGCAGCCCATGGCATTGATGCTTCAGGCCGCGAACGCAACGGTGACCATTGCGCATTCGCGCACCGTGGATCTCGCTGCCCTCACTCGTCAGGCAGATATTCTGGTTGTAGCGGCCGGTCGTCCGGAAATGCTGGGAGCCGAGCATGTGAGCCCCGGCACGGTTGTGGTCGATGTTGGGATCCACCGCCGTCCTGAGGGTGGTCTTTGTGGTGATGTCAAGGCCGCAGAGCTGGAACCCATTGCCGCAGCGCTCTCGCCCGTGCCCGGAGGCGTTGGCCCCATGACCGTCACGATGCTGCTGGTCAACACCGTTGTGGCCTGGTGCCGTCGCCACGGGGTCGATCACGATCTGGCTGACTTGATCATCTGA
- a CDS encoding divergent PAP2 family protein, whose translation MDDVSLSIPLQILDNGVLAWGLAACGLAQLSKLLIELVVFRRWRPAVLFETGGMPSSHAALVSGTAAAVGWQEGFASSVFALAATVAFVVMYDASGVRRAAGFTAERVNALPESLWKTPFEKPLKQRLGHSRTEVLVGSLLGPTIALLGLDFLGSPLQLTQLITNALG comes from the coding sequence ATGGATGACGTCTCTCTAAGCATCCCCCTTCAGATTCTGGACAATGGAGTTCTGGCCTGGGGGCTTGCAGCTTGCGGACTAGCTCAACTGTCGAAGTTGCTGATTGAACTCGTCGTCTTTCGCCGCTGGAGGCCTGCGGTTCTGTTCGAAACCGGTGGGATGCCGTCCAGTCATGCAGCACTTGTGAGTGGGACGGCCGCAGCGGTGGGCTGGCAGGAGGGATTCGCCTCTTCTGTTTTTGCCCTTGCCGCCACTGTGGCGTTCGTGGTGATGTATGACGCCAGCGGTGTGAGGCGTGCTGCCGGTTTCACCGCTGAACGGGTCAATGCCTTGCCGGAGTCTCTCTGGAAGACACCCTTCGAGAAACCACTCAAGCAACGGCTTGGACATTCCCGAACGGAAGTGCTGGTCGGAAGCTTGCTGGGCCCCACAATTGCTTTGCTTGGTCTCGATTTTCTGGGATCACCGCTTCAATTGACGCAACTGATCACCAACGCTCTGGGGTGA
- the crtE gene encoding geranylgeranyl diphosphate synthase CrtE produces MTATATSPEGVPPPGELQQSFDFKAYLNQSRERVEAALDASMGPERPESLRDAMRYSLLAGGKRLRPILCLAACELVGGDASLAMPTAVAVEMIHTMSLIHDDLPAMDNDDLRRGRPTNHKVYGDAMAILAGDALLSRAFEMVAVRSADVPAERLVKVVGELAMVSGAPGLVGGQVVDLECEGKQVDLETLEYIHLHKTAALLRACVVTGALIGGASDAQVQAMRTYANGIGLAFQIVDDILDVTASSEVLGKTAGKDLLADKTTYPKLLGLEPSRTRALELVKEAKAALQPWKNKAQPLLALADYVASRDR; encoded by the coding sequence ATGACCGCCACGGCGACCAGCCCTGAAGGCGTTCCGCCGCCGGGTGAGCTTCAGCAGAGCTTTGATTTCAAGGCTTATTTGAACCAGTCCCGCGAGCGGGTCGAAGCCGCCCTGGACGCCTCGATGGGGCCTGAACGGCCGGAATCTCTCAGGGATGCGATGCGCTATTCCCTGCTGGCTGGAGGCAAGCGACTTCGCCCGATTCTCTGTCTTGCAGCCTGTGAGCTGGTGGGTGGTGATGCCTCGCTGGCCATGCCAACTGCGGTGGCGGTCGAGATGATCCACACCATGTCGCTGATCCATGACGATCTGCCGGCGATGGACAACGACGATCTGAGGCGTGGTCGACCCACCAATCACAAGGTCTACGGCGATGCCATGGCCATTCTCGCCGGTGATGCTCTGCTCAGCCGCGCTTTCGAGATGGTGGCGGTGCGCAGTGCCGATGTGCCTGCCGAGAGGTTGGTGAAGGTGGTCGGAGAGCTCGCCATGGTCTCGGGAGCGCCTGGCCTGGTGGGCGGACAGGTGGTTGATCTCGAATGCGAAGGCAAGCAGGTCGACCTCGAGACGCTGGAATACATCCATCTGCATAAGACCGCTGCGCTGCTGAGAGCCTGCGTGGTCACGGGCGCCTTGATCGGTGGCGCCAGTGATGCCCAGGTGCAGGCCATGCGCACCTACGCCAATGGCATCGGCCTGGCGTTCCAGATTGTGGACGATATTCTCGATGTCACTGCCAGCAGTGAAGTCCTGGGCAAGACGGCGGGCAAGGATCTATTGGCGGACAAGACCACCTATCCAAAACTGCTCGGACTGGAGCCTTCGAGAACCCGAGCCCTGGAATTGGTGAAAGAGGCTAAAGCCGCTCTGCAGCCTTGGAAAAACAAGGCCCAACCTCTGCTGGCTCTGGCCGATTACGTGGCCAGCAGGGATCGTTGA
- a CDS encoding ATP-dependent RecD-like DNA helicase: MTSFPHAELSLTEDQNKAAEAFSDWLQQKDASLPFVLSGYAGSGKTFLSMRLLRQVESSGLCWTVVAPTHKAVGVLRQALNLEGLQPTWYPSTIHRLLRLKLKRQGDRELCESTEQTAAALEHLGLVLVDEASMVDSSLLSIALQCAHPFKTRLVFVGDPAQLPPVGESESPVFGMKRAVSACLCEVVRHQGPVLQLASCLRDGRLPCEVPPLLPPVRSNLGQVGVLSRGDWLSRAQEGLRQAAASDNPDAARILCYTNRRLEALVPHARRAIHGEMADQMAVLPGEVLITRTAVMAPASSDGGETGEDPDLVLGSNRELVVEDVSPERCDLAEFGVAGEAQMSLAGLGAPVIETLNAKVRSGELELNLRLQPPSGSQAREHLDALLKRLAQDARNAGKRGGRPLWRRYFLVRDAFASLGPAAVLTVHRSQGSSFGEVFVADDVFPRSLDRLAPDRRVFHQQLAYVAVSRARHGVYLVGDSQRNAASWSKALRGMG; the protein is encoded by the coding sequence GTGACATCATTTCCCCACGCTGAACTGAGCCTCACCGAGGATCAAAACAAGGCGGCAGAGGCCTTCTCCGACTGGCTGCAGCAGAAGGATGCAAGCCTTCCTTTCGTTCTCAGCGGCTATGCCGGCAGCGGCAAGACCTTCCTGTCGATGCGTTTGCTGAGGCAGGTGGAAAGCAGCGGTCTCTGCTGGACCGTTGTGGCACCAACCCATAAAGCTGTTGGGGTTTTACGACAGGCCCTCAACCTTGAAGGTCTTCAGCCCACCTGGTACCCCTCCACAATCCACCGCTTGCTGCGTCTGAAGCTCAAGCGACAGGGTGATCGGGAGCTGTGTGAATCCACCGAACAAACCGCGGCAGCTTTGGAGCATCTCGGGCTGGTGCTGGTCGATGAGGCCTCGATGGTCGATAGCTCGTTGCTCTCGATCGCCTTGCAGTGTGCTCACCCGTTTAAGACACGACTGGTCTTTGTGGGAGATCCTGCCCAGTTGCCACCGGTGGGTGAAAGCGAAAGCCCGGTGTTCGGCATGAAACGTGCTGTTTCTGCCTGTCTGTGCGAGGTGGTTCGTCATCAGGGTCCAGTCCTTCAGCTCGCCAGCTGCCTGCGCGACGGTCGCTTGCCCTGCGAAGTTCCGCCGCTGCTGCCACCCGTGCGCTCGAATCTGGGTCAGGTGGGTGTGCTGAGCAGAGGCGACTGGTTGTCGCGTGCGCAGGAGGGTCTGCGTCAGGCCGCGGCCTCTGATAACCCTGATGCAGCAAGAATCCTCTGCTACACCAATCGCCGTCTGGAGGCCCTGGTGCCCCATGCCCGCAGGGCCATTCATGGAGAGATGGCGGATCAGATGGCCGTTTTGCCGGGTGAGGTGTTGATCACGCGTACAGCGGTGATGGCACCGGCGTCCAGCGACGGGGGCGAGACCGGTGAAGATCCCGACCTGGTGCTGGGTTCCAATCGAGAACTCGTTGTTGAAGACGTGTCGCCGGAACGCTGCGATCTGGCGGAGTTCGGAGTTGCCGGTGAAGCCCAGATGTCACTGGCCGGTCTTGGCGCTCCGGTGATCGAGACCCTCAACGCCAAGGTTCGCAGCGGTGAGCTTGAGCTCAACCTGCGCCTTCAGCCTCCCTCCGGCAGCCAGGCGAGGGAACACCTGGATGCACTGCTGAAGCGTCTGGCTCAGGACGCAAGGAATGCGGGGAAACGTGGCGGGCGACCGCTGTGGCGCCGCTACTTCCTGGTGAGGGATGCTTTCGCATCGCTTGGGCCTGCTGCTGTGCTCACGGTGCATCGCAGTCAGGGCAGCAGCTTTGGTGAGGTTTTTGTCGCTGATGATGTGTTCCCGCGCAGCCTTGATCGCCTCGCTCCTGATCGGCGGGTTTTTCATCAACAGCTGGCCTATGTGGCCGTCAGTCGCGCCAGGCATGGGGTTTATTTGGTGGGTGACAGCCAACGCAATGCAGCCTCCTGGAGCAAGGCTTTGCGCGGGATGGGCTAG
- a CDS encoding histidine phosphatase family protein, translating into MTKQRQLWLLRHGATEWARNGRHTGNTDLPLLPEGEDEARQLAPVLSQQNFAAVFSSPLQRARQTCELGGLGANMMVMKELLEWNYGDYEGITTPEIQRTVPDWSVFSHGCPNGEDAEAVQKRCETAIRIALESPGNGDVALFAHGHILRALAGTWLGLGAVGGRLLMLSTGSICVLGFEHGKHAIVRWNAPADGRF; encoded by the coding sequence ATGACAAAACAACGCCAGCTCTGGCTCCTTCGCCATGGAGCCACCGAGTGGGCTCGCAACGGACGTCACACAGGTAACACCGACCTTCCTCTGCTTCCAGAGGGAGAAGACGAGGCACGTCAACTGGCTCCTGTGCTGAGCCAGCAGAACTTTGCTGCCGTCTTCAGCTCACCTCTGCAACGCGCGCGCCAAACCTGCGAGCTCGGCGGACTGGGCGCAAACATGATGGTGATGAAGGAGTTACTGGAATGGAATTACGGTGATTACGAGGGCATCACCACTCCGGAGATTCAGCGCACGGTGCCGGACTGGAGCGTCTTCAGCCATGGCTGTCCCAATGGCGAAGACGCTGAGGCCGTGCAAAAACGCTGCGAAACCGCGATTCGGATTGCCTTGGAATCGCCTGGGAATGGAGATGTGGCGCTGTTTGCCCATGGGCATATTCTGCGGGCCTTGGCCGGAACCTGGCTTGGACTGGGAGCCGTGGGCGGCAGGCTGCTGATGTTGAGCACCGGAAGTATCTGTGTGCTTGGTTTCGAGCATGGAAAGCATGCGATTGTGCGCTGGAATGCGCCTGCTGACGGCCGGTTCTGA
- a CDS encoding cobyrinate a,c-diamide synthase produces MACVIAAPASGSGKTLLSLCLIAWARQLGHSIQPFKVGPDYLDPQLLSLAATQPCRNLDLPLCGEHWVQLSFNGYGGRSDMTLVEGVMGLFDGIGASSEGSTAEVAVNLDIPVVLVVDAGGQARSLGALVRGFRDLDPRLNLAGVVLNRVSSPRHRELLEEVLTDIGVQCLGCLPKDPSLELPNRHLGLAPAHELSCLQKRLGHWASLAKQHLNMDVFRTLLQSPKRGPDPIQSLFFPAPESSQQHVLPVAVAQDEAFHFRYPEMQECLELLGMPVLSWSPLSDAAPPAEATGLILPGGFPELHAEQLSECKITFSSLHAWIRDKPIYAECGGMLLLGRGLAGPDGTLHTMAGLLPFEARRGRLQVGYRLLEARTDSLLLRKGERLRGHEFHRWQLCSESDESVGSFGPLWQVEGWKVERRAEGWNLPNLHASWVHLHWAGSSMIPCRWRAVLGFAAKRNVAAL; encoded by the coding sequence ATGGCCTGCGTGATCGCTGCTCCGGCCAGCGGCAGCGGAAAAACTCTGCTGAGCCTCTGCCTGATTGCCTGGGCCCGCCAACTTGGGCACAGCATTCAGCCCTTCAAGGTCGGACCCGACTATCTCGACCCACAGCTGCTTTCGCTGGCGGCAACACAGCCCTGCCGAAATCTGGATCTGCCCCTTTGTGGAGAGCACTGGGTTCAGCTCAGTTTCAACGGTTATGGCGGGCGTTCTGACATGACCCTGGTTGAGGGCGTGATGGGACTGTTCGATGGCATTGGAGCCAGCTCCGAGGGGAGTACAGCCGAAGTGGCGGTGAACCTGGACATTCCGGTGGTGCTGGTGGTGGATGCCGGAGGTCAGGCACGTTCACTCGGAGCTCTGGTTCGAGGCTTCAGAGATCTCGATCCACGCCTCAACCTTGCTGGCGTTGTGCTGAATCGTGTGAGCAGTCCCAGACATCGGGAGCTGCTTGAGGAGGTGCTCACGGACATCGGCGTGCAATGCCTGGGCTGCCTACCGAAAGATCCCAGCCTGGAGCTGCCAAACCGGCATCTGGGTCTTGCTCCGGCCCATGAACTGAGCTGCCTGCAAAAGCGACTGGGTCACTGGGCTTCTCTGGCAAAGCAGCACCTCAACATGGACGTGTTTCGCACGCTCCTGCAGTCACCCAAGCGCGGTCCGGATCCGATTCAAAGTCTCTTCTTCCCAGCACCGGAGAGCTCACAACAACACGTTCTGCCCGTCGCCGTCGCACAGGATGAGGCCTTCCACTTCCGCTACCCCGAGATGCAGGAGTGCCTGGAGCTGCTGGGGATGCCGGTGCTGTCCTGGAGTCCTTTGAGCGATGCCGCTCCACCAGCAGAGGCGACCGGCCTGATCCTGCCTGGAGGATTCCCGGAGCTGCATGCAGAGCAGCTGAGTGAATGCAAGATAACCTTCTCATCGCTGCACGCATGGATTCGCGATAAGCCGATTTACGCCGAATGCGGAGGGATGCTGCTGCTGGGTCGAGGTCTGGCAGGTCCAGATGGAACTCTGCACACGATGGCTGGTCTGTTGCCGTTTGAAGCCAGACGCGGAAGGCTGCAGGTGGGCTACAGGCTGCTAGAGGCAAGAACAGACAGCCTGCTGTTGCGCAAGGGTGAAAGGCTCAGGGGCCATGAGTTCCACCGCTGGCAACTGTGCAGTGAATCAGATGAAAGCGTTGGCAGCTTTGGGCCGCTGTGGCAGGTTGAAGGATGGAAAGTTGAGCGCAGAGCAGAGGGATGGAACCTGCCCAATCTCCACGCAAGCTGGGTCCACCTCCATTGGGCAGGATCCTCGATGATCCCCTGCAGATGGCGCGCCGTGCTCGGCTTCGCAGCGAAGCGGAACGTCGCCGCTTTGTGA
- a CDS encoding GAP family protein, whose amino-acid sequence MSDTTLWAELLAYGTGIGLSPIHIAVLLLLLLGPNPIKRGGWFVATWVITTLLAATLLVTVGHSLVLDMSHGSHHRTGLDLLAGGALVAIGGRELIKSFTEGSEPPSWTKGIDRFLAMPLPLLLLLGSVGEFISPDDIVLFAKSAGVVLSAQLPTWQEAVGLAAFTFGASLFLLTPFLAVVIGRENVVPLLEKGKEVLFARGSLLVGGVSLGLGIYLGWQGVSGMTVI is encoded by the coding sequence ATGAGCGACACAACCCTCTGGGCGGAACTGCTGGCCTATGGCACCGGCATTGGCCTCTCGCCGATCCATATCGCCGTTCTCCTACTGCTGCTCTTGGGTCCGAACCCGATCAAAAGAGGCGGATGGTTCGTCGCGACCTGGGTGATCACCACACTTCTTGCCGCCACGCTGCTGGTGACGGTGGGGCATTCCCTTGTGCTGGACATGAGTCATGGCTCCCATCACCGCACGGGCCTGGATCTGCTGGCGGGCGGAGCGCTGGTCGCCATCGGTGGACGGGAACTGATCAAATCCTTTACCGAGGGTTCGGAGCCGCCGTCCTGGACCAAAGGCATCGACCGTTTCCTGGCCATGCCGCTGCCGCTGCTGTTGTTGTTGGGTTCCGTCGGAGAATTCATCAGCCCCGACGACATCGTGCTGTTCGCCAAGTCAGCCGGTGTGGTTCTGTCCGCGCAGTTGCCCACCTGGCAGGAAGCAGTCGGCCTGGCTGCTTTCACATTCGGAGCAAGCCTGTTTCTGCTCACCCCTTTCTTGGCCGTGGTCATCGGCCGCGAGAATGTCGTTCCACTTCTCGAAAAAGGGAAAGAGGTGTTGTTTGCCCGTGGAAGCCTTCTGGTTGGTGGGGTGAGTCTCGGACTCGGGATCTACCTGGGATGGCAGGGCGTCAGTGGCATGACTGTGATCTGA
- a CDS encoding acylphosphatase, with product MARRARLRSEAERRRFVTRSTRQRSVTLQERWRFLVEGTVQGVGFRQACRRRALELGLSGWVRNLDDGRVEVQAEGDQLPLNELRLWCEQGPSEARVRHVRPCQMPITGADWFEIRH from the coding sequence ATGGCGCGCCGTGCTCGGCTTCGCAGCGAAGCGGAACGTCGCCGCTTTGTGACCCGCAGCACCCGGCAACGGTCAGTCACCCTTCAGGAGCGCTGGCGTTTTCTCGTGGAAGGCACCGTTCAGGGCGTTGGGTTCCGGCAGGCCTGTCGGAGACGTGCTCTGGAACTGGGTCTCAGCGGTTGGGTCAGAAATCTCGATGACGGCAGAGTGGAAGTGCAAGCCGAAGGCGATCAGCTCCCCCTCAACGAACTGAGGCTTTGGTGTGAACAGGGTCCGAGCGAAGCGAGGGTTCGTCATGTCAGGCCCTGTCAGATGCCAATCACCGGTGCCGACTGGTTTGAGATCCGTCACTGA
- a CDS encoding glucose-6-phosphate dehydrogenase assembly protein OpcA, whose protein sequence is MSPQLTLQTPLELPPSEVPGYLEQLWSRDQPNNVGAHTFCLLVWQPAWVEQQLVRTGRLDGPITGVQRSQLIAAGRQAVVDGDLPISTPPLTGAVATCLSQMDGGHTSEDLRGQHVDAALSNLRPRRLITLAPSLDSEQPLETLVAAYCPLPEEGGGTVACGDVVVLRGGKPALQQGLTILDPLLPEELPSWVWWNGALDEAPELLQQLASSPRRLILDSALGEPGFCLNLLASRIEAGQAVNDLNWLRLGSWHQTLAMVFDPPHRRDALGHVVQLDIDVEGDHPVQGLLLASWIADRLSWELQHTQRNSDQSISANFRRPDGTDVQMRVSPVPMGQPSIHPGQIVGLRLICKPDNQPAICVILCAESGGCMRLEAGGMASMELIEEVVPVQHSPVEADVSRQLEGGHDSTNPLLASAAPLAAKLIS, encoded by the coding sequence ATGTCCCCCCAGCTCACGCTTCAAACCCCTCTCGAACTACCACCCTCTGAGGTACCTGGCTACCTAGAGCAACTCTGGTCGCGGGATCAGCCCAACAACGTCGGAGCTCACACCTTCTGCCTGCTCGTCTGGCAACCGGCCTGGGTTGAGCAACAACTGGTGCGCACGGGCCGCCTGGATGGACCGATCACCGGCGTTCAGAGATCGCAGCTGATTGCCGCAGGACGTCAGGCAGTTGTGGATGGCGATCTGCCCATCAGCACGCCACCGCTCACAGGAGCCGTGGCGACTTGCCTCAGCCAAATGGACGGAGGGCATACCAGCGAGGATCTGCGCGGCCAGCACGTGGATGCAGCTCTCAGCAACCTGCGCCCGCGGCGACTGATCACTCTGGCGCCAAGCCTCGATTCAGAACAGCCCCTTGAAACCCTGGTGGCTGCATACTGCCCGCTTCCTGAAGAAGGCGGTGGAACGGTCGCCTGCGGAGATGTGGTGGTGTTGCGTGGAGGCAAGCCTGCGCTGCAGCAGGGGCTCACAATTCTCGATCCTCTGTTGCCGGAGGAACTCCCCTCCTGGGTGTGGTGGAACGGAGCCCTCGATGAAGCCCCTGAGCTTCTGCAACAACTTGCCAGCTCACCACGAAGGCTGATTCTCGATTCCGCCCTTGGAGAACCTGGTTTCTGCCTCAACCTGCTGGCCTCAAGGATCGAAGCAGGGCAGGCGGTCAACGATCTCAACTGGCTGCGGCTTGGCAGCTGGCATCAAACCCTGGCCATGGTCTTCGATCCACCGCATCGCCGCGATGCACTTGGTCACGTGGTTCAACTCGACATTGATGTCGAAGGCGACCATCCAGTCCAGGGACTCCTTCTGGCATCCTGGATTGCCGACCGTCTGAGCTGGGAGCTGCAGCACACCCAGCGCAACTCGGACCAGAGCATCAGCGCCAACTTCAGGCGCCCTGATGGCACTGATGTTCAGATGCGGGTGTCGCCGGTTCCCATGGGGCAACCCAGCATTCATCCCGGTCAGATTGTGGGGCTGCGCCTGATCTGCAAGCCGGACAACCAGCCTGCGATCTGCGTGATTCTCTGCGCTGAATCCGGAGGCTGCATGCGACTGGAAGCGGGTGGAATGGCCAGCATGGAACTGATTGAGGAAGTGGTTCCGGTGCAGCATTCCCCAGTGGAGGCGGATGTGTCTCGCCAGCTGGAAGGAGGCCATGACTCCACCAACCCACTGCTCGCTTCTGCGGCCCCACTAGCTGCCAAGCTGATCAGCTGA